The DNA window ACCTTTTTAGCTTCACGACAAGTAGCTGACGAAGAGATGGGCCGAGTATCCTTTTTCCTGAAGATAAGTAAGTTTAACAATTCAGTAAATGAAATGCACTCAGACCGTATCTGTTAGATATCAACAAGATATGATGAACTAAAGGATCCCTAAAGTCCTGGATTCTGAATATCCTATGCTTCTGAGTTCTGACACTATATGAAATATATAGAGAAAATTACCGGTATGGTCCTGTGAAACTAACTTAGTTCTTCCATGGCCCTAAAAACTTCAAAATTCCTTGTATGGCCCTGTGTTCGAATTTCAGTGCCCTATACGACACTGCCGTCACTTTTAGACACTAACACTGTTAAGTGCCATGCAAAATGACTATAATACCCCTGTTATAGAAAATGAACTGATTCATTACATGACACTGCTTCCTGGTATGCTTATTCTGTCAGAAATGTGAAAGACCTTACAGCACAACGTCTTCTAGTCTATATCACTATATGTTAGTATACAACAAGCGTTTAAGACTTTGAGTATTATAAGAATTCCATCATCTGAAAATAACAAGAAAGTAACGCCATATCAGTCTGGGACAACCAGGGGCTGAACTCTTGTTACCAAGAAGTGTCTTTGAACTAGAGTGATTCTAATGCCCTGCCCTTTTCAAGTAAAGAACTATTAGTTCTCTCAGGTAGATTAGGAATGTGCATTACATAAAATTAGGTATACTTATCATGCTATGGTGTCACTCTGCCCTTTCAAACATGAACTTATTAGATTGCTACAAACAATTAGGAATGCGCATCTTTGAGGTTTCCACACAAAACAAAAACAGGATTAACTGGTCCAAGCTACACGAGAGGTCTCTGGCACCCACAGAAGGGACTATCATTACTCTATCGGTGTCCAAATCACAAACAATTGCACTGCGGAGATATGGTACTAACTCTGAAGTGGGACTGTATTGAATATACCACTAACGCATGACATCAGTCATAGGTAACAAATACGAGTTTCTCACCTGATATTCTTCATGGATTTTCCAAGAGGCGGGCAACTTGCCGCAGCACCGACAGGTTCCTTGCCCTTGTTGGTGATGGTGGGGTTGATCCGTCCCTCGGCCTCAGCCTCAGCCTCAGCCTCAGCCTCAGCCTCGGTAGTCCTGCGCCTCGCATAAACCGTGCAGATGGTCGGCGATTCGAAAACGCTCCCCACCTCGTCGAGGACTGCAAACCAAGAGCAGCATTAGAAATCACAGCACAATGATGACCGAACATGCCACCACCACACCCAGATGCGGCGGATCGAGCGCGGATGTGAGATGCAGATTCCCTCACCGGCGGCGAAGGACGGCTTGGGCGCGGGCGTGACCGTGGCGGCGGAGGACGGCTCGGGCGCGGGCGTGGCCGAGGCGGTGGAGGACGGCTTGGGCGCGGCCGTGACCGTGGCGGAGGACGACGGTTGGGGCGCGGGCGTGACCGGGGCGGAGGAGGAAGGCTCGGGCGCGGGCGTGGCCGACGCGGAGGAAGATGGCTTGAGCGCCGGCGTGAcccaggcggaggaggagcaggtggagGAGACAGCGGAGGCGTCGGAGGGCGCGGGGAGGGGCCGGCGTGCAGTCCTTCTGGGTTTGATCGGGGTCGGGGTCTCGGGGCGGAGGAGGTTGGTGACGTCGCCGAGCGGCACCGCCTTCCGCTGCCGCTTGGCAGCGCTGGTGGAGGGCCTCATCGGATCTCGCCCGCGTGCGGGGAATGGGAGTTGGGGGTTCGGGCTGCGGTGGATTTGGAGGAGAGGGCGGCGGTGAGGATTGAGGAAGAGCGGGGAGTGAAGCGACGGAACGTGTGCGAGGCGGAGCAGCGAGAGTTCCACAAGGGGAAGGGGATCGCACTATGGAAGGCTTGGAGACACAGAAAGATTGGAGAAGAAAGGGTGTCCGTCCCTCTTGGACTGAGGTGGGCTGGTGACGCTCTTTTGGGCTTAATTAGGCCGGTTGTTCCAGCGATTTCACTGACTTTTCTTTATCGGCCACAGAGCACAGCCCACGGTCTGGCCTGCGGGTTGGGCTGCTTGCTCGGAGCCTGTGGCACGGCACAAAGAATGGCTGATTTCTCTGCAATACGCACCACCTTCAATTCTCAGCTCCGTAACGAAGCGGTGGCGAGAAAAATATCAAGCATCCCAATCCATTTGGTGGGATTCTCGCGGTCAACCAACTATAATTGAATTTTAATAGTATCCGCACACGGTCCGAGAGCCTGTTTGGAACAGCTCCCCCAGCCCAGCTCCAGATTCATCGAAAATAGCTCTACTTTATAAAAAGTTTGCCAAACAATCTAGCTTTACCAAATTCAGATTCACCAAAAACTGT is part of the Miscanthus floridulus cultivar M001 chromosome 9, ASM1932011v1, whole genome shotgun sequence genome and encodes:
- the LOC136481302 gene encoding predicted GPI-anchored protein 58 is translated as MRPSTSAAKRQRKAVPLGDVTNLLRPETPTPIKPRRTARRPLPAPSDASAVSSTCSSSAWVTPALKPSSSASATPAPEPSSSAPVTPAPQPSSSATVTAAPKPSSTASATPAPEPSSAATVTPAPKPSFAAVLDEVGSVFESPTICTVYARRRTTEAEAEAEAEAEAEGRINPTITNKGKEPVGAAASCPPLGKSMKNIRKKDTRPISSSATCREAKKERPLAWTPKLPEEFVKKQRAYFADVDAFQLAEEEVSESELE